Within Celeribacter marinus, the genomic segment GCGGTTCTGGAGCCGCGCCCATCACATCCTACGATCAACTTGCCGACATGGGTGGAGCCGTCCGATAGAGTAAGCTGCGCGCCGTTTGGCAATATATCTTGGCCTGACACCGTTCCCTCGACTTGGGTGATGTTCGGGTGATCGTTCAAAGCGTCCAAGAATACGCGGCGCAAATACCTGTCTTCGATCATAAAGCCTACGGGGCCATCATCGATTTCGGCATGATCGAACTCTAACATAAAGGGGGCAGGGGCCTCACCCGGTTTTCCATCCGTCACTTTAACGTCCAAAATAGGCTGCGCGTTCGGTGCGACCGCATCCCATAGTTTGATCGCCTTGAGCAACTTTTGTGAGCCGAGCGATAGCGCGTAGCCGCGTCCGTCAAAATCCGACGATAGCCGCGCACTTACAGGCAGCGCATCAATGATGGTCACGGACAGGCCCGCATTGGCGGCTGCCAGTGCTAAAGCGGGACCATTAAGCCCGCCGCCTACGATAAGCAGATCGGATGTTTGTGTCATGACCGTCAATATGACGCGCGACACGGGATTGTCCATGCGCCTTTGCGTCGCTAGCCTAGGGAAAACGACCTCACAGATATCAAGGACGAACCATGGCCAATGACCACGAGATGAGCATGTGTGAACTGGGCCGCGCAATTGACGCGGGGCGGATTGATCCTGTTGATTTAACAGCGCATTTTCTGGAACGGGCAAAGACACACCGACTATCGGGCCGTATCTATGCGCGGGTGATGGAAGATCGCGCGATGGCCGAGGCCGAGGCGGCAGCCTACCGCGCAAAAAATGGTATTCGGCGCGGCATATTGGACGGTGTTCCGGTGTCATGGAAAGATTTGTTTGATACGGCGGGGGTCGCGACCGAAGCGGGATCCGCCTTGCTCAAAGATCGTATTCCCACCGCAGACGCCGAGGTGCTCAAGCGTGCAAGTGCCAGTGGTCTTGTCGCTTTGGGAAAAACCCATATGAGCGAATTGGCGTTCTCTGGTCTTGGTCTCAACCCTGTGACGGCGACACCGCCATGCGTGAACAACGAGGATGCGGTGTCGGGCGGATCATCGTCGGGGGCGGCCACATCTGTGGCTTACGGCTTGGCGGCCGGCGCGATTGGGTCGGACACGGGCGGATCAGTCCGTATTCCCGCCGCGTGGAACGATCTGGTCGGGTTTAAAACCACATCTGGACGCCTCCCGCTTGACGGTGTTGTGCCACTTGTTGCGTCGTTTGATACCGTTGGGCCCATTTGCAAAACTGTCGAGGATGCGGCTGAACTCTTCGCCGTTCTCGACGGGTCGCCCGCCCCAGATTTACGGGGTGCATCGCTTGCGGGCACGCGGTTTTTGATCCTTGATAGTGTCGTGTTCGAGGGGATTCGAGCCGAGCCGCTGAACGGATTTGAGCGTGCTGTTGAGGCGCTGAAATCTGCGGGGGCGCAGGTTGAGCGCGCATCGCTCCCCTGCGTCGAAGAGGCAATGGCGCTGTCTGCGATCTTGTTTAACACCGAAGCCTACGCAGAGTGGCGCGATGTCATAGAGGCCGCACCGGATTTGATGTTCCCCCCTATCCTCGATCGCTTTCGGGCGGGACGCGATTTTGGCGGTTGCGATTATGTTGCTGCGTGGAAAAAGTTGCATCGTTTGCGTGTGGACTACCTCGCCCAAACGGCTGGGTTTGATGCAGTCATTCTTCCAACTGCGCCGATCCTTGCGCCCGATATCGCGCGCCTTCTGGAGGATGACGATTATTATGTGTCCGAAAACCTCTTGGCGCTGCGCAACACGCGGGTTGGAAATCTGATGGGACTGCCGGCCTTGACGCTTCCAACGGGAATTCCGTCCACGGGATTATCCGTGCAAACCTCACCAAATACCGAGGCGAAATTGTTGCGTTTGGGCCGCGCCATTGAGGTAGCCTTGGCCTAAAAGTCACATATTAGGCCAAACAGGACGCAAAACGCGTCTGTTTTTCTGGACCGATGCCGCGTGGGTCGCTATCTTAACCACAATGAACCGGGCGAAAATGATCCGGAAAACGAGGCAGTAGCAGTATCATGACGTTCCCTGAGCGGTTTTCAAACCTGCCAGAATATGCGTTTCCGCGGTTGCGGAGCCTTCTCGACGCGCATGCGGCGGGCGGCGATGTAATGCATATGACCATTGGCGAACCCCGCCACGCCATGCCCGATTTCGTGGCGGACGTGATGGCGGCGCATGTCGGCGACTTTGCCAAATACCCCGCCAATGATGGCACCGAGGGACTACGGGCCTCAATTGCCGCGTGGATTTTGCGCCGCTTTGGCGTCACCGTCGATCCCGCGACAGATGTCATGGCGCTCAACGGCACCCGTGAGGGTCTGATGAACGCCTGCATCGCGTTGTGCCCCGAGACCAAGAACGGCAAACGGCCGGTGGTTTTGACCCCCAATCCGTTTTACCAAGTGTACGCGGTGGCCGCCGTCACAGTCGGCGCCGAACCTGTGTTTGTACCTGCCACGCGCGAGACGGGATATTTGCCGGATTACGCTAGCCTACCTGCGGAAATTCTGGACCGTACGACGATCGCCTACATTTGTAGCCCGTCAAATCCACAAGGGGCCGTGGCGTCCCGCGACTATTTGCGTGACCTGATCGCTCTTGCCGAAAAGCACGATTTCAAAGTGTTCGCGGATGAATGCTATTCTGAAATTTATCGCGGCGAAAAGCCCGTTGGCGCACTGCAAGTTGCACGCGAAATGGGGGCTGATCCCGAACGCGTGGTGATCTTTCATTCGCTGTCAAAACGCTCCAATTTGCCGGGTTTGCGCTCTGGCTTTGTGGCGTCTGGGCCAAAGAATATTCACCACATCAAACAACTGCGCGCCTATTCCGGTGCTCCGCTCCCGCTTCCAATTCAGGCGGTGTCCGAACGTGTTTGGGCCGATGAGGCACATGTCGAGGCCTCCCGCGCGCTCTACGTCGAGAAATTTGAAATTGCGGACGCCGTGTTTGACGGCATCGACGGATGCGCCGCGCCGCAAGCGGGATTTTTTCTATGGTTGCCGGTCGCCAATGGCGAAGAGGCGGCCATCAAACTGTGGACGCAAACAGGCATTCGCGTCCTTCCGGGCGCGTATTTATCGCGCGATGTGGATGGGGAAAACCCCGGCGCAGGCTATATTCGGGTCGCATTAGTGGCTCCAAAAAAAGAAACACAGCGCGGGCTTATCATGCTTCGTGACTGTTTGTACGGGTAGGAAAGAGGCAAACATGGCATCGTATCAGGCACGCGGGAGAGACCCTCTTTTTGATCGCAACACACAGGCTGTTTTGGAACGGCGTGGCAAGGAGTTGATTGGTATCCTCTTGTTGGGTGTTGGCGTCTTGTTGGCTCTCATGCTTGGCTCCTACGTTGCCGAAGACCCCTCGTGGATTTCTGTCACCGAAGCCCCTGTTCAAAACATGTTAGGGCGGTTTGGGGCCACATTGGCGTCTCCGCTTATGATCATTGTCGGCTATGCGGCGTGGGGACTGCCGTTGGTGTTTGGCGCGTGGGGTCTGCGGTTTATCCTTCATCGCGGGGCCGAGCGTAGCTTGTCGCGTTCTGTTTTTGCGCCGATTGCGATCGCCGTTGCATCCGTTTTTGCATCCTCATACGGCACACAAGCACAGGGGTTTGGCGGGTTATTCGGCGACACCGCCTTGGGTGCGCTTGTCGGCCTGTTACCCATGGGAACTGCAGTCTCGCTCAAAGTGATGACCTTCGTGAGCGTCGCGGCCACAGGTGCCGTGATGCTGTTCGTTTTGGGATTTACCCGTCCCGAATTGTCGGCTGCGCTACGCTTTCTCGTTTTGGGTGTGATCTCTCTTTACGCCGTTGTGTTGCACCTGTTGGGGCGCACGGCAAAGGGCTCCGTCTCTGTGACACAGCGAATGGCAACTCATGCGGTGGAACGTCGTGAGACTCGTCGTGTTGCGGCCGCTGAGGCGGCTGATTTGAACGCCGCGATACAGGCGCAATACGCACAAACACCCGTAACTGCGGCGCCACGTGTTGTGCGGGCTGATACGCATATGAGCGCTGTGGATGCGGCCACATATCCCGCTCCCAATCCAGCAAAGCCATCGCTTTTGGGTGGCTTTCTCAAACGCACACCTGAGCCAGCTTACGACCTTGAACCGGAGTTGATCGAGCCTGATTTTGCTCCCGAGCCGCCCGTGACGCATGGCAACGATCAACGGATTTCGGCGAAGATTTCGACAATTATCAGCTCGCGCGCCCGCGCAGGATCGCGTGATTTGCCCGATCAGCCCGAGCGCGTGGAACCTCCTATGAGCGCCGCGCAAAAGGCCGCGGCACGCTACAAAAAAGGCCCCGCGCCGATGATCCTCGCAGACATGGAGCAGGCCAACGCCGCTGGCGCGACCTATCCCCTACTGGGCGATGATGCCCAACGAGGCTACGCTGCCCCTACCGATTACACCGATCCGTATGATGACGGGTACGCCGATCCATATGCGCAAGCAGACGAAGAGCCTATTGTTGAGCCGCTTGATGTGCCTGATTACATCGCGCCACAGGCACAACGCTTTACCCCTTCGCCTGCCATTCCAGAGGCGAAAAAGGTTGTGCAGCATCCCGTTCGCAAACCTGTGACTCCGTCAAAACAGGCACAGGCAGAGACTCAACCGGCCCTCAAATTCGATCCTAAAGAGGCGCAATACGAGGTGCCGCCACTATCGCTCTTGGAGAACCCGATTCATATCGAGCGTCATACGCTTTCGGATGAATCCCTCGAAGAGAACGCACGTATGCTCGAAAGCGTGCTCGATGATTACGGCGTCAAAGGCGAGATTGTATCGGTCCGCCCCGGCCCCGTTGTGACCATGTACGAACTCGAACCCGCACCGGGCCTCAAGGCGTCACGGGTCATCGGTTTGGCCGACGACATTGCGCGCTCGATGTCGGCGCTCTCGGCGCGTGTGTCCACCGTTCCGGGCCGCTCGGTCATCGGGATCGAATTGCCAAACGAG encodes:
- a CDS encoding DNA translocase FtsK — protein: MASYQARGRDPLFDRNTQAVLERRGKELIGILLLGVGVLLALMLGSYVAEDPSWISVTEAPVQNMLGRFGATLASPLMIIVGYAAWGLPLVFGAWGLRFILHRGAERSLSRSVFAPIAIAVASVFASSYGTQAQGFGGLFGDTALGALVGLLPMGTAVSLKVMTFVSVAATGAVMLFVLGFTRPELSAALRFLVLGVISLYAVVLHLLGRTAKGSVSVTQRMATHAVERRETRRVAAAEAADLNAAIQAQYAQTPVTAAPRVVRADTHMSAVDAATYPAPNPAKPSLLGGFLKRTPEPAYDLEPELIEPDFAPEPPVTHGNDQRISAKISTIISSRARAGSRDLPDQPERVEPPMSAAQKAAARYKKGPAPMILADMEQANAAGATYPLLGDDAQRGYAAPTDYTDPYDDGYADPYAQADEEPIVEPLDVPDYIAPQAQRFTPSPAIPEAKKVVQHPVRKPVTPSKQAQAETQPALKFDPKEAQYEVPPLSLLENPIHIERHTLSDESLEENARMLESVLDDYGVKGEIVSVRPGPVVTMYELEPAPGLKASRVIGLADDIARSMSALSARVSTVPGRSVIGIELPNEHRETVSFREILSTREFGDGNQKLPLALGKDIGGDPVVANLAKMPHLLIAGTTGSGKSVAINTMILSLLYKLTPEECRLIMIDPKMLELSVYDGIPHLLSPVVTDPKKAVVALKWAVAEMEDRYRKMSKMGVRNIDGYNGRVKDALGKGELFSRTVQTGFDDDTGDPIFETEEFQPETLPYIVVIVDEMADLMMVAGKEIEACIQRLAQMARASGIHLIMATQRPSVDVITGTIKANFPTRISFQVTSKIDSRTILGEQGAEQLLGMGDMLYMGGGGRIMRCHAPFVSDEEVEKIVSYLKAYGPPDYVGGVVEGPAGDKESDIDAVLGLTGGNSDSEDALYDTAVAIVIKDRKCSTSYIQRKLSIGYNKAARLVEQMEDEGVVSSANHVGKREILVPESQMPI
- a CDS encoding amidase — encoded protein: MANDHEMSMCELGRAIDAGRIDPVDLTAHFLERAKTHRLSGRIYARVMEDRAMAEAEAAAYRAKNGIRRGILDGVPVSWKDLFDTAGVATEAGSALLKDRIPTADAEVLKRASASGLVALGKTHMSELAFSGLGLNPVTATPPCVNNEDAVSGGSSSGAATSVAYGLAAGAIGSDTGGSVRIPAAWNDLVGFKTTSGRLPLDGVVPLVASFDTVGPICKTVEDAAELFAVLDGSPAPDLRGASLAGTRFLILDSVVFEGIRAEPLNGFERAVEALKSAGAQVERASLPCVEEAMALSAILFNTEAYAEWRDVIEAAPDLMFPPILDRFRAGRDFGGCDYVAAWKKLHRLRVDYLAQTAGFDAVILPTAPILAPDIARLLEDDDYYVSENLLALRNTRVGNLMGLPALTLPTGIPSTGLSVQTSPNTEAKLLRLGRAIEVALA
- a CDS encoding aminotransferase class I/II-fold pyridoxal phosphate-dependent enzyme yields the protein MTFPERFSNLPEYAFPRLRSLLDAHAAGGDVMHMTIGEPRHAMPDFVADVMAAHVGDFAKYPANDGTEGLRASIAAWILRRFGVTVDPATDVMALNGTREGLMNACIALCPETKNGKRPVVLTPNPFYQVYAVAAVTVGAEPVFVPATRETGYLPDYASLPAEILDRTTIAYICSPSNPQGAVASRDYLRDLIALAEKHDFKVFADECYSEIYRGEKPVGALQVAREMGADPERVVIFHSLSKRSNLPGLRSGFVASGPKNIHHIKQLRAYSGAPLPLPIQAVSERVWADEAHVEASRALYVEKFEIADAVFDGIDGCAAPQAGFFLWLPVANGEEAAIKLWTQTGIRVLPGAYLSRDVDGENPGAGYIRVALVAPKKETQRGLIMLRDCLYG